The genomic region TGTGACATTTGCTAGTTAAGTCAACGAAAAATCGTCAACAGTATATATATAGTCAGGAATCTGGTTGGTCAGTTACCAGAGTTTAGATGAACAAAATGTCAATCTGTGTCGAACAACAAAATATTCTGCAAATGCTACAGTATAGTAAACAGTGGTGATTTTTGTTGTGCAGCAACAGGATACTACGACAGCTAAAAACCATAAAGCTTTTGCTTCGTTGGACTTTGATATAGATCTTGGAGGACCATTTTCGTTCTCTGACCATGACAGCGGGCAAGTGAAGTTTAATCTCCCTTGCCCCCTATAGTTGCATTTGGTCCTTTCTTTTTGTTAATTGGAGACTCGTTCTACTGCAGACCCGAAGATGAAGAAGAGCCCCGACCCACCTTGCTTCGCAGGACAACTATAGGGAATGGTATGCAGTTCTATATGATTTCTTGTTCTATTCATCTAAACTTTATTTAATATAATACTCTTCTATGGCTGTGCTGTGGAACCTAAGTTAGCTTTTATTTTGCTAGGCCCTCCTGATTCTGTACTTGATTGGACCAAAGAGGCTGACAGTGGGCTGTCAAATCAGAATGCCACCAGTCAGGCTTACTCCAGAAAGAACTGGAGGCTTCTTAGATGCCAGAATGGCAAGTTTACAGTTCCTTTACATCAATCATTGACACTTCCTTTAAGAGGGCACACACTTTAAATTTGAGTCAAATGGTGTTACATTGCGACTAAGTATCCTTTTTTATCATTGGCAGGATTGCGCATCTTTGAAGAACTTGTGGAGGTTGAataccttgtatgtgcctcctctTAAGTCTTAACTTTATACAGGGCATTGGATGAAACTCCTGATATTTCTGACAGAATGTCAATACCTGTCCCTTGATATTCATGTGCACTTGTGCAGGCAAGAAGCTATAGTCGAGCAATGAGGGCTGTAGGAGTGGTGGAAGCCTCATGCGAGGCCATTTTTGGGCTTGTAATGAGCATGGATGCATCACGATATGAGTAAGTGAAGTGTTTGTTACTTCATTTCCTTGTCATCCTTGGATGGATTCTGACCTATGTATCCTTTATTCTCTTCTGTAGATGGGATTGTAGCTTCCAATATGGGAGTTTAGTTGAAGAGGTCGATGGTCATACTGCAATACTGTACCATCGTCTACAACTGAACTGGTTTTCAATGTAACTACATTTTCCTTGTATCACTTAACAGTTGTTACTTGTGGCTTCTTTCTAACAACTCGTATGATGATTACATTTCACATTCTCTCGAGATAAATTAAAGAATGATGTTTGCAACTTAATTACTAGGAGTATATGAGCATTGATTTCGATATATTCAGATTTGAGTTCATAATTTGGTGTTGAAGTATATAAGTGAATTGTTTATCTTCTCCTAATAGCTTAAGTTTTTGGGTTGAGCTGGTTAGTGCGTTCACTCTTACATGGTATCAAAGCCAAAGGTCGTGGTAGAAACTTTATTTGTGCCTTCGTTCCTTTATTTCACCGTTTGCGCCTTTCTCTTTGGCTACATGTGAATGAGGGGTGTGTTTTTAGGGGAAAAGGCTGTAAGGAAAACCCCTACAACACGCTTTTTTTAATCATAAAGAAAGTTTTTTTTTCTCGagacgcgcaggagaactgcgccccattatatattaagcagaagaaaatagaaaaaaacaaTGGTTTTACAGACAAAACCTCCTTACGGAGGCCAGAAACAGGCATACAAATAAAGATCCATAAGGGGATAAAAAAACATACTACTCAAACTTCCTAAGCCTCTATCACTGGTGCAGCCAAATGAACAAGGCCTTTTGCACCAGCAACTTCCCATTTTCTTCTTTCCTCATCAGCAACTTCCCATTTTTTTAATCATAAAGAAAGGTTACAAGAGAAGtcaaagaaaacagaaaagaagCTATCGAGAATTTAGCCAAAACAACACTCTAGCCTAAATCCTGGGTGGTGTGGGTGTGTTCCTTTTGTATCTTTCTTCTTTTAATGATATGATAcacagctctcctgcgtgttctaGAAACAAAACTGAATGTGCCAGTATGCGACAATTCATTCAGCAGTATATTTTCTGGTTACAGTATCTGGCATATCTTGTGAACACGCACAATGGCTATGTATATCCTGTCCTAGGACTCTTGTATTGCCCCCAAAAGTATAAGCAAAACCAACTTTCTAGATTAGCACGTGGAAGGCATACTTTGGTACTCTAGTCAGGGATGGAAACCTGCTACTGCCACATGGCAGCACCATGAGGAATTTGGTTCTTAAAATTATATATGGACTAATTGTATTGCAGCATGCACTATCTCCGATTTTTGGATCTACATGCTTCCATCTTATGTAAACATGTAGGTTGGTCTGGCCACGAGATCTTTGTTATGTACGCTATTGGCGGCGCAACGATGATGGAAGCTATGGTAATTTTTAAATGATTTCTTTTCTGGTTACTCATCTATTGGGAATGCCATTTTTTATACTTGTGCATAAACTTGTAGTTGTGCTGTTTCGATCTACCGAAAATCAGAACTGTGGGCCTCAACCAGGATTTGTGAGAGCTTCTATCGAAAGTAATTTGCCTTGTGCTTTTTCAGGAATGCGACCCTGTTTTTAAAAGCTTGCCACCTTTGTTGTTTTTTTCTTTAACTTCGTACTACTTCAGGTGGAGGTTTCAAGATTTCCCCTCTCAAAAGCCTCAATGGGAGGCCCCGCACTCAAGTTCAACACCTTATGCAGATTGATGTTAGGGGATGGGGCGTGAACTATTTACCATCATTCCAGTACTACTCTTTGCTGCAGATGCTGAACTGTGTTGCTGGTACAAAGAACACACAACTATTTAACCTGTAATTACATTATGTCTTGATTATCTATCAATAATTAAGTGCAAACAAAGCTTGGCCTCAATGTCTTTGTCTGATGGTTTGTGGTCATGAGTATTTGACATTATATTTATTTCCAGGATTGCGTGAATATTTTTCGCAAACAGATGAAATTCATACAGTTCCAAGGATTCCGGTGATGCATACCATGGTTAATGCGGCCTCAATGAAAAAGGACCAAAACCTTCAAGAACCAGACTCGAAGACCAAACAAGCTGATAACAAACATTTGGATATGGTAGATGAAGAGTCGGAAGATGATGATGACTATCAAGTTCCTGATGCTGATGTGGAGGTCAATGTCTTATTTTACAGCGAAGCCCTAAAAATATTCACCCTACTCCTGTACTATGCTAAAAGTTTTGTTGTTCGTCACTTCACAATAAAATTTCATTGCACTTCATGTACAGGAAGAACCTACCAAATCTGACAGTGATGCTAAGAACTCAGGTTATTTTTTATTCAAACTCCATTCTTGTAGTTTGATTGATGACTTTTATAGGTTGCCAAGTCATGACTTAACCCTGACCCCTTTGCCATTGTATTTGATGGTCCTTCAGACCCAATAGATTTGTCTTGGTTTTCGGGCATTATTCGTCAGGATACAAATGAGAAAAGTCGTAACTGTTGGGCAGTGCCTGATAGCAAGATCTTTAAAGTTCGTAGCAAGAACTTTCCACATGACAAATCAAAGGTCCAAGCGTttaaatgacacaattggttcctcccccccccccccccccccccccctcttttttAAGGTTAACTGTCAAACAAGTGTTTAATATTTTGTTATTTGACTTGCAGGTACCAGCAGGTAAGTATCTAATGGAGCTCGTAGCAGTTGACTGGTTTAAGGACGCCAAGCGCATGGATCATGTCGCTAGGC from Zea mays cultivar B73 chromosome 6, Zm-B73-REFERENCE-NAM-5.0, whole genome shotgun sequence harbors:
- the LOC100384563 gene encoding Protein ENHANCED DISEASE RESISTANCE 2-like is translated as MLSSSASRRDAARSGAELPRPHAVAGMARSGELPKGAPSATAPDAVRCEGWMVRHGRRKIGRSFFHTRYFVLDNGVLAYYKKKPRDHMIPLKSIIIDGNCRVEDRGLKTHHGQMIYLLCIYNKKEKENQITMGGYDIEDALAWKRKIELLIDQQQDTTTAKNHKAFASLDFDIDLGGPFSFSDHDSGPEDEEEPRPTLLRRTTIGNGPPDSVLDWTKEADSGLSNQNATSQAYSRKNWRLLRCQNGLRIFEELVEVEYLARSYSRAMRAVGVVEASCEAIFGLVMSMDASRYEWDCSFQYGSLVEEVDGHTAILYHRLQLNWFSMLVWPRDLCYVRYWRRNDDGSYVVLFRSTENQNCGPQPGFVRASIESGGFKISPLKSLNGRPRTQVQHLMQIDVRGWGVNYLPSFQYYSLLQMLNCVAGLREYFSQTDEIHTVPRIPVMHTMVNAASMKKDQNLQEPDSKTKQADNKHLDMVDEESEDDDDYQVPDADVEEEPTKSDSDAKNSDPIDLSWFSGIIRQDTNEKSRNCWAVPDSKIFKVRSKNFPHDKSKVPAGKYLMELVAVDWFKDAKRMDHVARRKGSAVQVAAEKGMFTFLVNIQIPGPSHYSLVLYFVSNSLKKGSLLQRFADGDDDFRNSRLKLIPSVPKGSWIVRQSVGSTPCLLGKAVDCSYLRGPDYLEVDVDIGSSAVANGVLGLVFGVVTTLVVDMAFLIQANTYDELPEQLLGAARLSHIEPSAAVYPVLDNIS
- the LOC100384563 gene encoding protein ENHANCED DISEASE RESISTANCE 2-like isoform X1; protein product: MLSSSASRRDAARSGAELPRPHAVAGMARSGELPKGAPSATAPDAVRCEGWMVRHGRRKIGRSFFHTRYFVLDNGVLAYYKKKPRDHMIPLKSIIIDGNCRVEDRGLKTHHGQMIYLLCIYNKKEKENQITMGGYDIEDALAWKRKIELLIDQDTTTAKNHKAFASLDFDIDLGGPFSFSDHDSGPEDEEEPRPTLLRRTTIGNGPPDSVLDWTKEADSGLSNQNATSQAYSRKNWRLLRCQNGLRIFEELVEVEYLARSYSRAMRAVGVVEASCEAIFGLVMSMDASRYEWDCSFQYGSLVEEVDGHTAILYHRLQLNWFSMLVWPRDLCYVRYWRRNDDGSYVVLFRSTENQNCGPQPGFVRASIESGGFKISPLKSLNGRPRTQVQHLMQIDVRGWGVNYLPSFQYYSLLQMLNCVAGLREYFSQTDEIHTVPRIPVMHTMVNAASMKKDQNLQEPDSKTKQADNKHLDMVDEESEDDDDYQVPDADVEEEPTKSDSDAKNSDPIDLSWFSGIIRQDTNEKSRNCWAVPDSKIFKVRSKNFPHDKSKVPAGKYLMELVAVDWFKDAKRMDHVARRKGSAVQVAAEKGMFTFLVNIQIPGPSHYSLVLYFVSNSLKKGSLLQRFADGDDDFRNSRLKLIPSVPKGSWIVRQSVGSTPCLLGKAVDCSYLRGPDYLEVDVDIGSSAVANGVLGLVFGVVTTLVVDMAFLIQANTYDELPEQLLGAARLSHIEPSAAVYPVLDNIS